TAAAGGATGGTAAGCTTCTTACATCTGGAGGCAGAGTGCTTGGAATCACAGCAATAGATGACAGTCTCAAAGGTGCAATTGATAAGGCATACGAGCAAGCAAAGCATGTTGATTTTAAAGACGCATACTATCGCAAGGACATTGGAGCAAGAGCGCTCAAAGCATTGGAGGAATAAGATGGTATATAGAATATATGTCGAAAAGAAAAACGAATTCGCACACGAAGCAGAAAGCTTGCGTAGCGAGCTAGTTGATATTCTTCAGCTAAAATCAGTAGAGCAGGTAAGAGTTGTTAATCGCTATGATGTTGAAGGCTGCAGCAAGGAAATCTTTGATGGAGCGATTAATACAGTATTCTCAGAGCCTCAGGTTGATACTGCGTCAAGCAAGCTATGCTATGGTGAAGACGAGAGCGTATTTGCTGTAGAATTTCTCCCAGGACAATTTGATCAGAGAGCAAACTCTGCATCTGAGTGCATACAGATTACAAGCAAGGGCGAAAGACCTCTAGTTCGCTCAGCAAAAGTATATATCATCAAAGGAAAGCTAAGTGAAGCAGAGCTAGATAAAATCAAGTCATATGTAATAAATCCAGTGGAATCAAGACTTGCATCTATGGATGAATTCGAAACTCTTAAGGTAGTTTACGAGATACCAACAGAGGTTGAAGTTTTAGATGGTTTCATAGACATGAACAGAAATGATCTTATGGATTTTATTCGTCAAAACGGTCTAGCCATGGACATCGCTGACCTTGAAATGTGCCGCAAGTACTTTGAATCAGAGAAGAGAAATCCTACTGTAACTGAGATTAAGGTAATCGATACATACTGGTCAGATCACTGCCGTCATACAACATTTAACACAACAATTGATAGCATTAAGTTTGAAGACGGAGATGCGGAGACGACATATGCAGACTATATAGAGACAAGAAAGGAACTTGGCAGAACAAAGCCTATTACATTAATGGATATGGGCACCATCGCTGCTAAGTACCTAAAGTCAAAGGGGCTTTTATCAAAGCTTGATGAATCCGAAGAAATCAACGCTTGCACAGTTAAGATGGACGTTGAAATCGATGGAAGAACAGAAAAATGGCTACTTCTTTTTAAGAACGAAACACATAACCATCCAACAGAAATTGAACCATTTGGTGGCGCAGCAACATGTATTGGTGGTGCTATAAGAGATCCACTTTCAGGTAGAAGCTATGTTTACTCTGCAATGAGAGTAACTGGTGCAGCTGATCCTCTTCAGCCTATAGAAAAGACCATAAAGGGTAAGCTCCCTCAGCGAAAAATCGTTACAACAGCAGCTGCTGGTTATAGTTCATACGGAAATCAGATAGGCCTTGCAACAGGCATGGTAGACGAGCTTTATCACCCTGGATATGCTGCTAAGAGAATGGAAATAGGTGCAGTTATAGCTGCGGCTCCTGCAGAAAATGTTAGAAGAGAAAGGCCAGCTCCTGGTGACCTTGTAATTCTTCTTGGTGGAAAAACAGGAAGAGATGGCTGCGGTGGTGCTACTGGATCATCAAAATCTCACACCGAAAACTCACTTGAGTCATGCGGTGCTGAAGTTCAAAAGGGTAATGCTCCAGAGGAGAGAAAGCTTCAGAGATTATTTAGAAATGCTGAGGCATCAAAGCTTATCAAGCGCTGTAACGACTTTGGTGCAGGCGGTGTATCCGTTGCTATCGGTGAACTTGCTGATGGACTTGATATAAATCTAAATAATGTACCTAAAAAATACGATGGACTTGACGGAACTGAGCTAGCTATAAGTGAATCTCAAGAGAGAATGGCTGTAGTAGTTGATAAGGCAGATGCTAAGAGATTCTGTGAGCTTGCAGAGCAAGAAAACCTCGAAGCGAGTATAGTTGCAGAAGTTACAGAAGAGCCATATCTAAAGATAAATTGGAATGGCAAGAGCATAGTAAACATCTCACGCGAGTTCCTAGATACAAATGGTGCAGAAAAACACATCGATATTACTGTTCCACCTCAGAAAAAGATAGTATTCGAGCATGCAGATGACTTCGAAACAGCATATAAGGACCTTCTTGGAGATTTAAATATCTGCTCAAAGAGAGGACTATCAGAGCGCTTTGACTCCACAATCGGAGCTGGAAGCGTGCTCATGCCTTTCGGTGGAAAGAGACAGAGAACACCTATTCAGGCAATGGTAAATCTTATATCTACAGAGAAGTCATTCAGTAATACTTGCTCGCTAATGTCGTGGGGCTTTAATCCTAAGATATCTGAAGCAAGCCCATATAAGGGTGCATACCTAGCTGTTGTAGAGTCTGTATCAAAACTCATTGCTACAGGTGCAAGCCTAGATGACACATATCTAAGCTTCCAAGAATACTTTGAGAAACTTGGACTAGATGGTAGCAGATGGGGTAAACCACTTGCAGCTCTATTAGGTTCATTTGCAGCTCAGAAGAACCTTGGAATTGCAGCTATAGGAGGTAAGGATTCAATGAGTGGAAGCTTTGAAGACCTAGATGTACCTCCAACGCTTGTTTCATTTGCTGTAACAACTGAGAACACTGATAAGATAATAAGCCCTGAATTTAAGGGTGCAGGCCATAAGGTTGTGCTACTTTCACCATGCTGTGGATATAACGCACTTCCAAATGGAGAATCACTTAAGTCAATCTATTCAAAGGTAAATGCTTTGATGAGAGAGGGAAAAGTGCTAAGTGCATACACTCCTTGCATGGGCGGTGTTGCTGAAGCTATCTTCAAAATGTGTATAGGTAATGGCCTAGGATTTAAATACGAAGACACATATGAACTAGAACAGATGTTCTCATATAAATATGGAAGCTTTGTACTAGAGCTTGCAGATGGAGTGAAAATCCCAGAAAATGCAGTTTTGATAGGTGAAACAACTGCAGAAAATAAGCTTTCTTGGAAAGACAAAGTCTTAACTTTTGATGAATTAGAAAGCATATACGAAGGAAAGCTAGAGCCGATTTATCCTTGCAATATTGAACCAAAGGCACAAAAGCTTGAGACATTTAACTACTCAGTAGGTGAGAGAACTCACAAAAATATGGGAATAGCAAAACCTAAGGTTCTTATTCCGGTATTTCCTGGAACAAACTGTGAATATGACACAGCAAAGGCATTTGAAGCTGCAGGAGCAGAACCTGAAATCTTTATAATAAAGAATCTAAGTGCTAAGCATGTAATGCGTTCAGTAGAAGATTTCGCTGAGAAAGTAAAGAAGTCACAGATGATATTTATACCTGGAGGATTCTCCGGCGGTGATGAACCTGATGGCTCAGGTAAGTTTATAACTGCATTCTTCAGAAACCCTGAAATTAAAGATGCCGTTACTGAACTACTAGATAAAAGAGAAGGTTTAATGGCGGGTATCTGCAATGGATTTCAGGCACTGATTAAACTTGGACTCGTTCCATATGGCAAAATATGCGATGTAGATGCTGATTTTCCAACGCTTACATTCAATGAGATAGCTAGACATCAGTCAAAGCTAATACGCACAAGAGTTGCATCAAATAAGTCTCCTTGGATGTCAAAAACAAAGCCTGGCGATATATTCACAACTCCAATTTCACACGGAGAAGGAAGATTTATAGCTAGTGATGAACTGATAAAGCAGCTTGCTGAAAACGGACAAATATTAACGCAGTATGTTGATTTAGACGGAAATGTTAGTGCAGACATTCAGTTCAATCCTAACGGCTCATATCAGTCAATTGAAGGTATAACATCTCCAGATGGTAGGGTACTTGGAAAGATGGCTCATTCAGAGCGTATCGGAAAAGATCTATATAAGAATGTTTCAGGAAACTTCGATATGAGAATGTTTGAATCAGCAGTTGAATACTTTAAATAAAACTTTTATGAAACAAATAAATTCACTTCATATCTAATCAAAAACATATAAATTTCAACCAAAGAGAAAGCCTTAGCGATAGGGCTTTCCTTATTTTGCAGAAAACCTAAAAGGCGCTATAGTGGAATATATGTAAAAGGGATTTGATATATCTATTCCTAAAATCATAATTTACGGAATAGATTAAGATAAGGTTTCAATATGGACAGCTTTGAGCTTGATAAAGCCCATGAGCCAATATTCTAAGCTTATATAATTTATAATTAAAATGAGATACATTACTGTATCTCACTTCATTGTAAAGAAATATATTTGCAAGTGTGGTTCTCTACCTAAGTTTATTAACGCCAGTGTTCTGTTCTATAATAATGCGATATATTTATCTATATACATATCTTTACTATATCTTAGCTTGAAAATATTCTGAGCAATTCTAGTCAAGGCTACTTATTAGCTTTAGATTTATAGAATTGTAGCTGTATATCCTGCTTATACTGCATTTAAGGAATATACGCGATTTTAGGCGATTTTCTTATGGTATAAAGATATACCCTTATTAATTAAAATCGCTTAAAACGCAAATTAGAGTCTCGTTATTTTGTGCATATTTAGTCTTATGCAGGAATCATCAGTTTCTGGCCAGCAGTAAGAGTATCAGCAGAAACATTGTTTAATTTCTTGATCTCATATATGAATTTACGAATATCTTTAGAATCATCCATATGTCTCTCAGCGATGCTCCAAAGTGTGTCTCCAGGTTGAACGGTAACTGTCTCATATACATTTGCTGATGAACCGCTAGCATTAATAGCACCAGTAATTGTGCTAAATGCACTCATAACTAATAAAATAAATACTACTGTAAAAATTATAAATCTGCTCTTATGCTTTACTCTATATTTGTTAAACATCATCTATACCTCCATAGAAAACGAATATTTGTTTGTTTTCTATATAATATCAGAATGAATGTTCGTTGTCAACATAAAAAGAACAAATGTTTATATGTTTTTATTTCGATACTTTCTTATAAAGTTTCTCCATATATCCGGAGATTTTTTTTCGCTTTAGAATGCAGATTCCTGTAATTACAAGGACTACAGCGACTACTATTGCAAGTGCTGTATAATTTTTAGAATAATACAAGGTCCCTACCAATATACTTACGCTCATGGCTGGAGTTCTACCTAATAAAGAAAAAAGAACAAATGCTTTGAAATTCATATTTGATAATCCACCTATATACCCTACTATATCCTTAGGGAATCCTGGGATCAAATAGATTAGAAATACGATAGTATATCCCTTTTGACTGTTTAGGTGGTCGAGATAGTTATCGATTTTATGGTTTTTGAATAGAACTTTGATAGATTCTCTGCCCAATATTTTGGCGAGATAAAATGATATAAATGTGCCTATAAAGGCTCCTATAACAGAGAAAATAAGCGTTTTAGGGAAGCCGAATAGATAGCCAGCTCCTATTTGAAAAAACTGCCCAGGTATTACGCTTATGACTATTTGGGCAATCTGAATTCCTATGTACATAAACACAGTTTTAGAGCGATGAGCATTGAGAAATGCAGTTACATCGTCTAGACTTTTGAAGCTCTTCATCATATCCTTTTGAAATATAAAAAGATATAGTGGAATAGCAATCATAATTCCAAATAGTAATATAAGCTTTAGTATAGCTATTAATTTGTTTATCTTCTCTTTTTTGTTCATTATAAGTTAATTAATCCCTTTTTATACATGCTATCTGCAGCCTTTAGAACTCCAAACTTGGCATGTTCATATGTAAGTCCGCCCTGAAAATACACATTAAATGGCTCTCTTATAGGAGCATCTGCGCTGAGCTCTATAGAAGATCCCTGAACAAAGGCACCTGCAGCCATAACGACCTTATCCTCATATCCAGGCATGTCCCATGGAAGCGGAACAACATGAGAATCAATTGGTGCAGCCGCCTGAATTCCTTGACAGAATGCCACAACTGAAGCTTCATCTCTGAGGCAGATAGCCTGTATTATATCGTTTCTTTTTACATTTGAGTCTGGGCATACATCAAAGCCTAGCTTTTCGAATACCTTTGCACAAAGCATAGCGGCCTTTACAGCAGAATTCACAGTCCTTGGAGCTAGAAATATACCCTGAAGTACACTTCTTGTTTGGCCAAAAGTAAGACCACATTCTGAGCCAATTCCTGGGCATGTGAGCCTATATGCAATTCTATCTATAATTTCTTTACTAGCGCACACATAACCACCAGAGAGTGCTAAACCGCCACCTGGATTTTTTATCAAAGAGCCAGCGATTACATCAACACCAACATCTGTAGGTTCAAATTCTTTTACAAACTCACCATAGCAATTGTCAGCCATAACTAGAATTTCAGGGTTTATGCTATGAACTAAATCAGCAACTTCCTTCATTTGATCAAGCTCTATAGATTTTCTCCAGCTATATCCAGTTGATCGCTGCATGCATACAAGCTTTGTTTTTTCTGTGATTGCAGAACGAAGAGTTTCCATATCAATATTATTGTCAACATCTAACTCAACCTGCTTATATTTGATTCCATATTCAATTAAGGAGCCCATTCCGGAGCCTCTTATTCCAATTACCTCTTCTAGTGTATCGTAAGGACCTCCTGTGCAGTAAATCATCTCATCTCCAGGTCTTAGGATGCCAAACAATGTAACTGCAAGAGCATGAGTTCCGTTAACCATCTGGGTTCTAACAAGAGCACTCTCTGTGTGGAAGATATCTGCATAGACTCTTTCGACCGCATCACGGCCTATATCATCATATCCATATCCGGTGTTCCAATTGAAGTGATTATCAGATATTCTGTTGTTTTGGAAGGCGTTAAGAACTTTGAGCTGGTTGTATTCTGTTATCTGATCTAGTTCGTTAAATTGATCCTTAAGCTCATTCTCACATTCTTGCACGAATTCAATTATATTTTCGCTTATTTTAAAGTTATCTATTAGAAAATCTTTTGTTGTTTTTGTGTTCATTTTCTTACAATATTGTCCTTATTCGTTTTCGTTTTGATCTATGCTGCCTTCTTTTCGCTCTTCTTCCCATTCCATTTCGTTTACAAGGTTTCGCTTAACGTTCTTCTTATGCTGAGCGTAAAGCTGTGTAGTTGTTACCTGCTCGTGATCTAAAAGCGCGGCTACATCGTAGATTGAATTTCCTCTTCCAATCAGACTAGTTGCAGTTGTCGCTCTAAGTTTGTGAGGACTGTATCCCCCGTCTCTTGATGTATGAAGAGCTATGGATGTGTACTTCTTTACAAGCTGCCTTAGCTGCCTTTCCGTCATACGCTTTCCTTGTAGCGATAGAAATAGAGCGTTTTTGTGCTCAGGCATAAGAGTATCTTCTTTTGGTCTTTCATTATCTATGTAGTCATGAAGGCACTCGCTTACCGACTTGTTCAGTGGCATGGTGCTTTCCTTACCACGCTTACGGTAAATTATGAACTCACCTCTATTGAAATTAAAAGAATCGATGTTGAGTTGCCAAAGCTCAGAAAGTCTGAGGCCATAAGTTATGAAAAGCATCAGTATTGCCTTATCTCTCTTCTTAGTTTTCTTCCAAAAATTATATTCTTGTTTTGTTAGACCAGTACCGTTTGTAACAGCATCTAGCATTAGCATTAC
The nucleotide sequence above comes from Eubacterium sulci ATCC 35585. Encoded proteins:
- a CDS encoding phosphoribosylformylglycinamidine synthase (catalyzes the formation of 2-(formamido)-N1-(5-phospho-D-ribosyl)acetamidine from N2-formyl-N1-(5-phospho-D-ribosyl)glycinamide and L-glutamine in purine biosynthesis), encoding MVYRIYVEKKNEFAHEAESLRSELVDILQLKSVEQVRVVNRYDVEGCSKEIFDGAINTVFSEPQVDTASSKLCYGEDESVFAVEFLPGQFDQRANSASECIQITSKGERPLVRSAKVYIIKGKLSEAELDKIKSYVINPVESRLASMDEFETLKVVYEIPTEVEVLDGFIDMNRNDLMDFIRQNGLAMDIADLEMCRKYFESEKRNPTVTEIKVIDTYWSDHCRHTTFNTTIDSIKFEDGDAETTYADYIETRKELGRTKPITLMDMGTIAAKYLKSKGLLSKLDESEEINACTVKMDVEIDGRTEKWLLLFKNETHNHPTEIEPFGGAATCIGGAIRDPLSGRSYVYSAMRVTGAADPLQPIEKTIKGKLPQRKIVTTAAAGYSSYGNQIGLATGMVDELYHPGYAAKRMEIGAVIAAAPAENVRRERPAPGDLVILLGGKTGRDGCGGATGSSKSHTENSLESCGAEVQKGNAPEERKLQRLFRNAEASKLIKRCNDFGAGGVSVAIGELADGLDINLNNVPKKYDGLDGTELAISESQERMAVVVDKADAKRFCELAEQENLEASIVAEVTEEPYLKINWNGKSIVNISREFLDTNGAEKHIDITVPPQKKIVFEHADDFETAYKDLLGDLNICSKRGLSERFDSTIGAGSVLMPFGGKRQRTPIQAMVNLISTEKSFSNTCSLMSWGFNPKISEASPYKGAYLAVVESVSKLIATGASLDDTYLSFQEYFEKLGLDGSRWGKPLAALLGSFAAQKNLGIAAIGGKDSMSGSFEDLDVPPTLVSFAVTTENTDKIISPEFKGAGHKVVLLSPCCGYNALPNGESLKSIYSKVNALMREGKVLSAYTPCMGGVAEAIFKMCIGNGLGFKYEDTYELEQMFSYKYGSFVLELADGVKIPENAVLIGETTAENKLSWKDKVLTFDELESIYEGKLEPIYPCNIEPKAQKLETFNYSVGERTHKNMGIAKPKVLIPVFPGTNCEYDTAKAFEAAGAEPEIFIIKNLSAKHVMRSVEDFAEKVKKSQMIFIPGGFSGGDEPDGSGKFITAFFRNPEIKDAVTELLDKREGLMAGICNGFQALIKLGLVPYGKICDVDADFPTLTFNEIARHQSKLIRTRVASNKSPWMSKTKPGDIFTTPISHGEGRFIASDELIKQLAENGQILTQYVDLDGNVSADIQFNPNGSYQSIEGITSPDGRVLGKMAHSERIGKDLYKNVSGNFDMRMFESAVEYFK
- a CDS encoding recombinase encodes the protein MVGKKLIISNKSNKPDNIVMHEAEIYSKCEEFEALMPRFMRSFFIYLRGNVLPMTRLAYLRDINFFFEYLINQTDLTSAKKVSDIKASELAELKAMDINLFIDYCRHYSIFDEESGNTYVYENSNKTLARKKSSLSVMFKQLYRDEILPKNITDGFDPIRVQKAGEKEIKALQDDEVMLMLDAVTNGTGLTKQEYNFWKKTKKRDKAILMLFITYGLRLSELWQLNIDSFNFNRGEFIIYRKRGKESTMPLNKSVSECLHDYIDNERPKEDTLMPEHKNALFLSLQGKRMTERQLRQLVKKYTSIALHTSRDGGYSPHKLRATTATSLIGRGNSIYDVAALLDHEQVTTTQLYAQHKKNVKRNLVNEMEWEEERKEGSIDQNENE